The DNA region AGAAGCAACAATTAAGCAAGATTTGTGGAATGGATTCAAAAGTCCCgttgataaatttattcaaaGATATGCTGAAATCACAGCGACTTGAGACATACCCGGAAATGTCAGTAATACATTGATTTTGGTTGTATAATTAGAAATGCTAGAAAGATACCCGAGCAAGAGATAGAAATTCAAGGATAAAAAGTTTTCTCGCCTTGTGCTGAGTATCGTGGCTGGAAAAGCATCTCTTTTCATCTAGATGGAAATTGAGCCTCAAAATTAGTAGAGGTTGGTTAAAAGACAACAGCAATTCTCATTTCCAATGTCCATAAAAGATCGTCATGTGACATTCATTTCATACACCATGAccaaattttttgataaaatccaTGTGCTAATTTGAGTGTGCAAAGACAGTTAAGAAAAACAGCAACTGTAGAAAGCGCTTCGGCTACTATATTCCTCAGAAACACTAAACAtgcaaaagcacaaaaaaatgacaagaggaAATGTAGCTGTAGCAACAGCATGCACCATGTATATATGGACTTGTTTATGTGCAATGTAACTCAGAGgtaatgagataattaataatgAATAGATAATTGAACTTATCTTGTCCAATATCACTGAATTGCTCCCAAATCAAAGAAGGGTGAAGCAATAAGATATTAAGACCACAAATTTGTTCAATAGGTAGCATGTTGCAATAACATGGGTTGTCATGGAGATGTTAGAAGCAGGACACAGtggaaatctaaaataattaagtgACTAAGCCACTACCTTGttcatcttcattcttttattacTGGGAGGGTAGACATCAAAACTAGAACTTCAACTTCAGCTGCCCTTGTGCATAATAAATACACTGAAAATCAACAAACTTGTGACTAAGTGTTATGATTCATTTCCGTTTGGTtgcatgatatattttttggtttcagTTTCTTTGCATGCTCCGAGTACTGGAGGTATAGATCCTTATTGTTTAGGCTACAACATATATCCGGTCTAGAGTATTTGGATCCCTTGCATCCCAGTTGCTTTAGAAAGATCATTGTCACACCAAGGAGAAAggtttgttagagaataatataaatcatatcttaaaaccttacctaacagtttgggttgaattggttctttaatatggtattagagctttaatgaccaagcggtcatgagtttgaacctcaccatccctatttatttgataaaaattaagcataaggtaGCGTGAGCCTGTGGAAGTTTCAAGTCTAAAAGGCTTTTATTCAAGggagtgtgttagagaataatataaatcatattttggaacctcacctaacagtttaactattggattgagatgTTTCTTTCACAGGATTTGGGTATGATTTGTtctgtggaaaaaaaataatatagaagtGCATTTCTGCTTGAATCAAGTTCAATGTGTCACAAGGACAACAGGTACTATGAATGTGTGTACATGCTGGTTGTCAACTCATGACTAACAGTGGAAAGTCAAGCACACACTAGCTTTTCCTTGAAGAACATTATACTATCCTGGACATTGTTTCTGCATTTGAATATAATTACTGGCGTCATTTTGCTAGATAAAACACAGCAATACCCAGGGAATTCCTTCTTGAAAAAGGTAGCCTATCCTGAGCATTATTTCTGTCTATACATCTTTGCCTATATAAGCTAGTCAAACACATAGGGGCGCATAGAGTATCTTGAATTCCATTTTCATTCTGTATGCATAGCTTCCCATATGCAATAACGGTAATGTATTTACACAAAAAATCCTCTTCCCTTACATGAAGAACTAAACATAAACATAGACAAATTAAACGGATTTATGAGAATTGGCTGAGCAGATGCTATAACAGTTATATTATCATATCAGGGTTCCAGTTCAGACCAACAAACTTTTGCAATATGCTACGCTCTTAAAACAAGTGGATAAATTAGTGCCAATTGGATAATCTGCTAACTATTGTACTTATTTCCTTTCCCTTTATTACTTGATGTATAGCATAACTACAAGAGGAAATTCATCCATTCAGTCTTTCATTTAGGAACAAAAGGACAAAACTAAAAACTACAAATTACCTGCACATCCAAAATATTGTAAGCAGTACCCGTTTCATCATGCTCCCATGGTAAGTCTGGAACATGCCTAAAGTTTTCATCAACAATGAAGCGATAGTGGTAAACACCTGCTGGTAGCATCTTCATAATAATGAAATCTTTACCCATCCTCTGCAAGGGTTCCCTGATAGAAAGGAAAGGCAAGTTACAACATTAGCTAGATCGTGGGAGAAAAGGCATACATGAAGATTGAACTTAAAGAGAAACACAAAAGCTTATGGCACCTCCTGTTCCAATTATCCCACGATCCAGTCACAGCTACTTGCTTGCCATCAAAACTCCATGTTATCATCACAGCTCTCAGATTCTCAGGAACCACACCCCTAAAATCTGTTGTATTAGGCACCAAAGCATAATTTGGCACATGAGTCATTTCACCAGATCTTGGTAATGGAGCCATGGGGACCTGAAATATAGTTGGATtcataatttctcaaaaaaaaaataaaaatgcaagctTATTTTCTTCCAAGTTTATACATAAACAAAAGGTTCCTTATATACATTACATTAAACCATGAAGAAAGTCAAAGCAATATCCCCTTTAGGCATACTCAAACAGGAAGCCCTTTCTCAACTGAGCATCAAATTTTCATACATTGCATGATACCTTGACTTCAACCTCTTTTTCATGTCCAAATCTTCTCTGTGTTTAGTATCCAAAGACAATTATGCAGGGCCAGGATGAATTTCTCAGCCTAGCAGGTATGAATCCAAAAGATGTCACAAAATGAAGTACCCATATAGTTCAAGAAAAAGATTTCCACAAAATTGCTGCATCTAAGATAAATAACCAGGATATGAACTTGCTTATAAACACAATCAGTACAATTCACCAAATTCTATTCCAAATTTGGTAAGCAAAGTTTTTTAATACCTTCAAATTCCATAACTTGATAATAAACACAACTCGAAGGTTGAAAGATGCAGCAACAACGCCTAATGATAGATAACAACAAAGAAaccttgaaaagaaaaggtctaACCACCTTACTTAATCagagaaatatttatttaactcttcaataacatgtataaaaaagagaagaatttgGCAACCATGAAGTcgaaaagtaataaataaataagaagacAAGGAGAAGACCTGTGGCGTGAGCAAGGGAGGAGGCTGCAAGTATCCCACAGGATTATGAGGAGGAGAGTGAACCATGGGCTCTGCCTCTGCATACACACCCTGACTGTGATGATAGCTAATAGGTGCGACCCCACCATGTGCAGCAAACTCCATACCGTCCTCCTGCTCATAACCCTCCTCTCCTCCATATTTAACTCCTGATGATGAAGTGCCTTCACCATCACCTTTTCCACTAGCATTGCCCATCACTGATAAAATCGAAACCCAGAAACAATCTTCAACTTAATCATCAAAAGATAATCACTTTTCAAACAAAACCCATCAAGacaataaaaaggaagaaaatttatGATACCccatgaaatgaaatgaaagaaagagagcaagaaaagaaagcggACCCAAAAACAGAGAAACAAGACCAAAGTGAGTAAAAGTTGTTGTGGGGTTTGGTGTTTCACTTACCCATGTCTGTAAACAAATTGCACAAGCAAAAGCAAGCAACAAACACATAATTAACTCGGCGGAAAACAGGCAAGCTAGCCTATTGTTTTTTGGCagctttattttctctctctttctttttattgattgattgattgctggtgtttttctttagtttttttttttttttttttaatgaaaagtgCAATTTGtaacctctctctctcactctaaagaacctctctctctctctctctaaaaactgGTTTTTAATCTCCAATGAGTTTGGAAGATACTCTGCTGTACTAATGATGGTTGGTTTAAAAAGAATGTTGCTGCCCTCTATTTTAGAATATCATCATATCACTAGTTTTTCAAAcagttttctttgattttccttCTCTACATTTCCGTAGCGATCGGTAACGCGGtgtatgataaaaattaattctttttttttaattttctttttaatttatttattttaatatactaatattaaatataaattaaaacatattatttttatatatttcaaataaaaaaataaatactttaaaatatataaaaatactactTTAATAGAGTTATAAAACACAAAGATGACATATATattccaattttatttcttaaatcttGTACTttatatacttgtttgaaaatttaataatttttattttttaaaatattttaatttacaaacacattaaaatactattttttaaaattatttttgatatcgataaattaaaataattcagaaaacaaaagagttaacttaaagcaaataaataaattaaattttttttttttcaaaattagttttgaaagataaaaacaaataaaaacgtATATAAATGACATGCTACCACTACCACCATCCACCACATTATTCATAAAATGGGTGCTCACCCTagtattgttatatatatttatttttgtgtttagaattgtatttttgtttattttaaaagtgcatttaatctgaaaaatcaatgtttttcaatgttttttattataattttgatgtgttcatattaaaaataaaaaaatttatttaaatatatatttcaagtgaaaaatattttttaaaaacataattatatgaAATCATTGTGAAGTTGTATTAAACTAAAtccattataaaaaattattgtagcttatatatatatatatatatatattcttaagcTTCAATACTTTAAGATAAGGATTTaaatctgtgattttttttacatgtatgaTAAGTTTAGTATTATTAAGTTTATTGCACCGTTAAGCttaaataatatgttatatGTAACATATCGAAATAAAACTATTTatgtattaaattaaaagtattccaattgaaattaattaaccattcaattgaaatattaagataacataTAGATTGTGGATTAGGTACCGATTAACCAATCAATTAGAGGAAGTTACTGATTATTGTAGAATTTCTAAGTAaagaataaacaataaattcttGTAATAGAcgtgacttttttatttttcctaacaTACATTGAACACAAAAAATACTGAAAAGggaaatttgaaatataaaattatatctttatatAATTGTGAAATAATCATATGTAAATATCtatcaaattaataagaaattcTAGACTTGCCtagaatacacacacacacaacaatagaattaacataatatgatctgccaataaaaaatgaaaaacaagtactaaaagaataaataacaaatttggATATATATTacttataattgaatttttccaataataataacaaaatataagtataatatgtattaaaaacaaatacttcaagacactaaaataaataaaaaaatcaacacataGATAGTAAATAGTATATTGACCAGCGTTccagataaatattatttttttaagatattaaaaaactattaatagtATAGAGAATATTTTAATCCCTtgagtcataaaaaaaatatttaaattatctttaaagtatcctaaataaaaattctaattatattttttatatttttttatgaaaaaatatttaaactatctttaaaGTATCCCaaatagaaattttaattttttttttttataatttgtttttatttttttataaaaaaaatatttaaactatttttaaagttttctaAACAGAAATCTCAGTTAaggttttttataaattatttttatttttttataaaaaaatatttaaactatcataaaagtattctaaaaaaaaatcttaattaatgttCTTATAAACCCTTGAATATGATGGTTATAGCAGGCCTAAGACACTTGGGTCTGGCGTGCCTTAGGTGTGATGATCATGACAGAGCCAAGCGATTTGAATTTAGCAGCCATGCctgattaagtttttttttttatattttttataaaaaatttaaattatccttaaagtaacctaaatagaaattataattaattttattataaattaattttattttttatataaaaaaaacatttaaactatccttaaagtatcctaaatagaaattctaattaatttttttatatataaaaaaacatttgaactaTCTTGAAGTattctaaacaaaaattctaattaatttatatatattatttatttattttatatatatataaaacatttaaagtaTATTAAAGTATCTTAAACATAAAttctaagtaatttttttagaattttttttattaaaaaatatttaaattatccttcgagtattttaaatagaaatcctaaatagaaatcataattaatgtttttttatattttttttattttttataaaaaaaaacatttgaacgATTCTTAAAGTATCATAAAtagaaatcctaattaattaaaattattttttatataaaaaaatttaaactattattgaagtatcctaaatacaattcctaaataattttttaatttttaacttttattttttataggctaTTGGGTCCAACAGTCATGTCAGACCCAAAGTACTTGCATATGCCAAACATGTTTAATttgacaaacaaacaaaaaaggataattatgtattttagtTGATATGATAgtgaacagaaaaaaaaacatacacaaCTAAAGAAACATCTCTAAAAAAGATAAGTCTCTTGATCTATCGTAATTTTCTCACACCATTTAacttttgttataataatatCTATTATCAATCAttcatctataaattttttttttttagtttttgcttTTATTCAATCTACAGACTGCTACATTTTCATAACAACCAATAGATATTACCATAGGTCACTAGCCAGCTTCTATACATTTTCCTTTCTAGAAACATGGATATTAAATTAACctatatgattcaaaaataccAATAAgtcatgtttattttatttattaaacaacATGGAatgtaacaccccacctcactagtaagatattgtccgctttgagCCTCCTAGTCCACCCAAATCTAGGGCTTCCACCCAGGTCCTCCTCACGGTTctcctcacggttttgttcttgGCAACCACGCATGACCCCAAAATgcgtctt from Populus alba chromosome 14, ASM523922v2, whole genome shotgun sequence includes:
- the LOC118046120 gene encoding SNF1-related protein kinase regulatory subunit beta-2 isoform X3 — its product is MVMGNASGKGDGEGTSSSGVKYGGEEGYEQEDGMEFAAHGGVAPISYHHSQGVYAEAEPMVHSPPHNPVGYLQPPPLLTPQVPMAPLPRSGEMTHVPNYALVPNTTDFRGVVPENLRAVMITWSFDGKQVAVTGSWDNWNRREPLQRMGKDFIIMKMLPAGVYHYRFIVDENFRHVPDLPWEHDETGTAYNILDVQMKRDAFPATILSTRRENFLSLNFYLLLGYLSSISNYTTKINVLLTFPGMSQVAVISAYL
- the LOC118046120 gene encoding SNF1-related protein kinase regulatory subunit beta-2 isoform X2, encoding MVMGNASGKGDGEGTSSSGVKYGGEEGYEQEDGMEFAAHGGVAPISYHHSQGVYAEAEPMVHSPPHNPVGYLQPPPLLTPQVPMAPLPRSGEMTHVPNYAVMITWSFDGKQVAVTGSWDNWNRREPLQRMGKDFIIMKMLPAGVYHYRFIVDENFRHVPDLPWEHDETGTAYNILDVQEYVPEAPESLSEFESSPSPVSSYNNESLNDNDFGKLPPDIPPQLQLTPLSEQFSAMDGYQSRRRPRHAVLNHLYIQNSRGEPVALGSTNRFLQKYVTVVLYKPTRR
- the LOC118046120 gene encoding SNF1-related protein kinase regulatory subunit beta-2 isoform X1 produces the protein MVMGNASGKGDGEGTSSSGVKYGGEEGYEQEDGMEFAAHGGVAPISYHHSQGVYAEAEPMVHSPPHNPVGYLQPPPLLTPQVPMAPLPRSGEMTHVPNYALVPNTTDFRGVVPENLRAVMITWSFDGKQVAVTGSWDNWNRREPLQRMGKDFIIMKMLPAGVYHYRFIVDENFRHVPDLPWEHDETGTAYNILDVQEYVPEAPESLSEFESSPSPVSSYNNESLNDNDFGKLPPDIPPQLQLTPLSEQFSAMDGYQSRRRPRHAVLNHLYIQNSRGEPVALGSTNRFLQKYVTVVLYKPTRR